GCCGGCTGGTCAGGGGTGGCAGACGAATCTTCGAAAAATGCGGAGGGCTTGATGCGAAAATTCAATCCAATGACGCTCATCGGACTGCTTGGCGTGTGTCTTTTCGGGGTGCAGTTCGTCGCGCGGTCGGGACAGGTGATCTGGGCGGACCGGTCCATCTGGTGGACGCCCATGACCATGGCCCTGCCCCTGTCCGAAACCAGCGATCATTTCGAACTCTATGTCGGGCCGGACATTCTGCAGAACCTAGTCGCGCGGGGCGCGCTGTTCGTGCGCGACGCCCAAGGCCGGGAACAGCCGGTCACGGCGGCGGACATCCGGGTCCGGGTCAACAACTGGGAGCGGGTCCGGGCCGATCATCTGCGCGATGGCGTTGCCCTGGCCCTGGGCCTGGGTGCCTCGGCCGCGTTGGTCGTGGTCGGCATTGCCTCGCGCGCCTCCCGAAGGGACGCGGGCGCCCGGACTGGCGCCGACGAAAAGCCGCGCGGCGGAAGCTGATCACCGCGTTGCACGGGGCTCGTCGTCTTTGCGGCCCCGCCGGTCACGCACATAGACGTTGCCGGGCAGGGATTTGGCGTAGCTTTTGATCTGGGCCGCGCGTTCACCCAGGGTGTGCAGGCTGCACGGGGCATGGCACTCCACGATGCCGATGGACACCGAAACCAGGGGAAAGCGCTGTTTGGCCCCGTCGCGTCCCTTGCCCTCGATCCAGCCGCGCGCGCTGTCCTGGTCCGAGTAGTGGCGCGGAATGAGCCGTTTGAAGCAGCGGACCACGGCCCGGCAAATCCGTTCGGTCTTGTCCGGAGCCACGATGGCCACGAAGTCGTCGCCGCCGATATGGGCCAGGAAATCCCCGCTGTGTCCGTGCCGGGTCAGGGCCCAGGTCAGGATGCGCCCCAGCAGCAAAATGACCTGGTCACCGTCCTTGAACCCGTAGACATCATTGAACACCTTGAAATAATCCAGGTCCGCGTAAAGCATGCAGAAGGGCTGCCCCCGGCGCAGGCGCTGTTCCAATTCCTTTTCCAGGGCCACGTTGCCGGGGATGCCGGTCAGGGGATTGGTGCCCTTGGCCATTTCCACCTGGACCTGGGCCAGGGTGCTGAGCATGCTCTGGACCGAGACCGCGCCCAGGACGCTTCCGTTTCGTGTCACCACGACCTCGTCATAGGCCTTGAGCGTTTCGCGGGTGTTGGCGTTTTTGGCCACGACTTCCACGGGTTCGCGTTCGTCCACGATCATGGGCTGGGAGTCCATGAGCACGGAGATGGGTTTGCCCGCGTAGAGCGCGCGGCCGTAGAGGGTGGCCAGATGGCGGTCCAGGTTGTAGCCCATGACCAGCCCCATGGGGCGGCCATCCTCGGCCACGACCACGGCGGGCAGGTTGGGGTTGGTGGCGAAGATGTGCTGCACGGAATGGACCGGCATGCGCGGACTGACGGTGATGGCGGGCTGGGCCAGACGGCCGATGGGAATGGAGCAGGCCAGTCGTTGCCAGGAATCCGGCCGGACCGGGGCCAGCTCCTTGAGGTCGAGGCCGGACTCGGTTTTGGGAAACCGTGGGCGGTTCAGAAAATATCCCTGGCCGTGATGCACGCCGATGTCGATCAGGGCACTGGCCTCGCCCCTGGTCTCGATGCCCTCGGCGATGATTTCCGAACCGATGCGTTCGGCCAGGGCAACCATGGTTTCCATCAGGGCGCGGCGGATCGGGTCCTTGTCCACGTCCCGGACCAGACCCATGTCGACCTTGATGAAGTCCGGGCGCAGGGCCGCGATGGTTGACAGGCCGGAGTATCCCGTGCCGGCGTCGTCCACGGCGATGCGGAAACCCTGGCTGCGGTAATGGTCCAGGGTTTTGTGGAAGGCGGTGAAATTTTTGATGGAATGCCGCTCGGTGATCTCAAGGACGATGTTTTCCGGAACGAGGTCGAATTGTTCCAGAAGTTCCAGGGTTTTTCCGGGCGCGAAGCCGGGATCGACCACGGTCCGGGGATGGATGTTCAGAAACAGGCGTTGTCCCGGCCCCAATTTTCCGACCGTGCGCATGGCCTTGGTGCGACAGGCCTGCTCCAAAAGAAAGAGCTGTTCGGTTTTTTCCGCGAAATCAAAGAGGGCCACCGGGGAATGAAAGGCCGATCCGCGCGGCCCCCTGGTCAGGGCTTCCCAGGCCATGATGGCGCCGGTCTTGAAATCGTGGATGGGTTGGAACAGGACGGTCAACCGATCATGGGCCAGAATGTCCCGAAATTCCGGGGACAGCTTCGGGGTTTCCAGATCCGGCGCGTCCAGGGCCATGCGCCGGGCCTCGTGCACGGCCTCGCGCGTGGCGTGGTCGTGCGGACTG
This region of Deltaproteobacteria bacterium genomic DNA includes:
- a CDS encoding GGDEF domain-containing protein codes for the protein MPTGIARQAHTYPVTSRIENQARSDRALTVFLFVIKEFPLCKDMYGIEIAASIEDLMRRAVEDVGRDGDDPGRTVCLGAGEILHIRPRHDSDPGSVADQAFMFKTRLQAVLRRHTIATLGREMEITVGFAMRDDVPSPHDHATREAVHEARRMALDAPDLETPKLSPEFRDILAHDRLTVLFQPIHDFKTGAIMAWEALTRGPRGSAFHSPVALFDFAEKTEQLFLLEQACRTKAMRTVGKLGPGQRLFLNIHPRTVVDPGFAPGKTLELLEQFDLVPENIVLEITERHSIKNFTAFHKTLDHYRSQGFRIAVDDAGTGYSGLSTIAALRPDFIKVDMGLVRDVDKDPIRRALMETMVALAERIGSEIIAEGIETRGEASALIDIGVHHGQGYFLNRPRFPKTESGLDLKELAPVRPDSWQRLACSIPIGRLAQPAITVSPRMPVHSVQHIFATNPNLPAVVVAEDGRPMGLVMGYNLDRHLATLYGRALYAGKPISVLMDSQPMIVDEREPVEVVAKNANTRETLKAYDEVVVTRNGSVLGAVSVQSMLSTLAQVQVEMAKGTNPLTGIPGNVALEKELEQRLRRGQPFCMLYADLDYFKVFNDVYGFKDGDQVILLLGRILTWALTRHGHSGDFLAHIGGDDFVAIVAPDKTERICRAVVRCFKRLIPRHYSDQDSARGWIEGKGRDGAKQRFPLVSVSIGIVECHAPCSLHTLGERAAQIKSYAKSLPGNVYVRDRRGRKDDEPRATR